GCTGACGTTCGAAAGCCGGATCCGCAGGGTGCACGGATCGCCGGGGGCGGGGACCGCCGGTTCGGTGCCGAGGGAGTCGATCAGCAGGGCGGGGTGGTTCCATCCCGGCTCGCCGAAGGTCAGGCGGACGGGCTCGTCGCCGGAGTATCTGACGGTGATGTCGTCTTCGTCGTCGTAGGAGGAATAATCGAAGTGGATCACCGGCTGGACCCGCCCGCCTTCGTCGGCGCCGTCTAGCATCATGTGCAGGACTGCCTCCGCCGAAGCGCCGGGATAGAGGTAGGAAAAGCCGAACACGGCGCTTCCGCTCTCGGTCCCGACGTAGTCGTTGGCCGGCACGGTGCCGACCACTTGGTTGGCGGTGATTGATCCGATGTTGGAGACCGTCAACCGCAGGTCGAAGGCCCGCGGATAGCTTTCCTCCCGGCCGGTTTGCGGAAGGACTTCGGCGGCCGAGACCACCACCATCGGCCGGCCGTAAATGGTGACATCGGCCGCGCCGGCGGGCTTCCCGCCGGCCGCCAGGGCCGCGGCCGCCAGCAATAACCCGCCGGCGAACCGCAGGAGCGACGGGCGGGATGTATGCATCTTGGAAAAAGCAGGTGTCGGATTCATAAATTCTTCTCCGCGTTGTGGTTGATCCAGCGCCCGTCGAGCATGCGCAGGACCCGCTGGGCGTGCCGGGCGATTCGTTCATCGTGGGTGACGACCACCAGCGTGCGGCCGTCACGGTGCAGGCGCGTTAGCATCTCCATAACTTCGTGCCCGGTGGCCGAATCCAAATTGCCGGTTGGTTCGTCGGCCAGCAGCAGATCGGGTGAATTGGCGAGCGCGCGGGCGATGGCCACCCGCTGTTGTTCGCCGCCGGAAAGCTCGCTGGGCTTGTGGTGCCGGCGGTCCGCCAGGCCCACCTCCGCCAGCAGCCGCTCCGCCCGCGCCGCCCGCTCGCGGTGCGGCACGCCCGCAAACACCATCGGGAAGGCGACGTTGTCGAGCGCGGTCATCGTCGCCAGCAATTGGAAGGATTGGAAGATGAAGCCCACCCGGTCGCGGCGGTAGCGGCACAGGGCGTCCTGATCGAGGGAGGTGATCTCCCGCCCCTCGACCCAGATCGTCCCCGAGGTGGGGCGGTCCAATCCGCCGAGGACGTTGAGCAGGGTGGATTTTCCCGAACCGGAGGGGCCCATCACCGCCACGAACTCCCCGCGCCGGATTGAAAGATCCACCCCGCGCAGGACCTCGAGCGCCTTCCGCCCCAGGTGGAATTTCTTGCGCAGTTGTTCGGCGCGCAGAAAGACCTGCGGATTCATGCCGGGGTCATCCCATGAAGGATTGGCTGAGTGCGACGCTGGCGGATGCCATGGCGACCGGCGGAATGAGCGAGAGAATCCAATACAGGATGGTGATAATCAGGCTTTTAACCCGCGTCACCTTGGCGCAGACGAGGACGCCGACGAAGATGAGGATCAGATACCATATTTCGAAAAGCGTGATCCTGCTCAGGATCGGCGCCAGCCCGGCGGTGAGCGGGGTGATCTCGGAAAGGACGTCCGCCTTTAAAAGGTACGACAATCCCGGCTGCCCGGTGGCGCCCCTCGCCAGCGTGCCGATCACCAGGAAGATCTTGGAGAGGATCGCCGCGGCGGAGGCCCAGACGGTCATCGAGAAGATCGAACCAAAGCGGGCTTGTCCGCCGAACGCCAAGCTGAGCAGATACAGCAAACCGGCCGCCGAAAGCCACAGGATCGGCCACGATATCGTCTCCAGGATGCCCGTGGCGGCCACCAGGAAGACGGGATTGGTGGAAAACTCCCGTTGTTGCTCCAGAACCGCGCGCTGTTCCTCGGTGAATTGCGAACTGGTTTGTTCCATAATGGAATCGTAGCCCTCGACCGCCTCGCGCTGGGTGATCGGCAAGGTGACGATCGGAGCCAGCCAGACAACGGCCAGCATGACGAGGGCCGGCCACAGGAAATGCGGTTTTCCGGTCTGGTCCAGCTGGGTAAACGCCGCTTTGGGACGGATGATCAGCGCAAGCAGAAAACGGGGAAGGCTCATGCTTGGTTTATTTTCCGCATTCGGGGTTTCCATGATTTTCTCCTTAAGTTCTTCTGGATTATACGCATCTTCACAATTCCTGTTGCTCGAAGGCCCCCACCGAGAGGATTAGGCAAAGCAGGATCAGCGCTCCGGCGGAGGCGAGCGCGCCGCCGTTCGCGGCGGCGGGCGGCACGGCGCCGGCGGCTGTCCGCGCGGTCTGCTCGGCCCAGCTCAACAGCCCGCCCGGGAACAGCGTTCCGTAACGGGGTATCGAGCCCGCCAGCATCAGCGCCACGGACAGCCCGAAACCGATCGCGCCGGCGGCGGCGGTCGATTTGGCAAGCGTGCTGCCCAACAGTGCCAGTGCCGCGAAGGTCAGGAGCCAAATCAGAAGCAGTCCGTTGGCCAGGAAAAAGGGCGCCGCCTCCAGCGGCCCGAACAACACCAGCGTGTAGTAGTAGGCTCCGGCGCCCGAGAGCAGGAAGCAGGCGGCGTACATCACGGCCTGGGCGGCGAACTTGGCGGCCAGAAACGCCCAGCGCGGCATCGGCTTGGCCAGGACCATCGGCGCCACCCCGCGCTCCTTCTCGCCGACGACCGCCCCCATTCCCAACAGGACGGCGAGCAGGAATCCGAATTGGGTCAGGTTCTTCAGGTACTGACTCATGCCGTCGGCCGCGGTCGGTTCGGGGATCATCGCGGCGAACTGCTGCATCTCGGGGATCGATTTGAGCATCTCGGGAACCAGTTTGGCGATCAACGGCGATCCCATCCCGAACACGAGGAATACCGCCCCGGTGACCAGGAAGCGCTTGGTCCGCCACAACTGGGTGAGTTCCTTCCCGAACGCGGTAAGGAAGACCAATGCCTCGCCGCGCAGTCCGCTGCGCATTCTTTCCGGAGTCGACGGGGATGCGGACGATTCCTCCCGCCGGTAACGGCGGATCTGCCGCGCCGCCCACAGGTATCCCGGAACGAGCATCGCCACAAAAACCAGCTCGAACAACAACGGCCGATCGGCAAGACGCTGGATGCCGTAGACCGCGGCGAAGTCCACCGCTGCGTGGTACAGCACGGCCAGGGGGATGTAGTATCCCTTGCGGCGCAAACCCGCTCCGGTGAAGGCTTTCCAGACCAATAACGAAAACACCAGATGCGCGGAGACGGCGATGATCCGTTCCAGCAGCGGGACGGCGCTGTGCCACGGTTGGCCGGCGAGGTAGTCGAGCTGCGCCTGGAGCGCCGTCCGCTGGACCGGCGCGAGTCCCAGGGATGTCAGGTCCGTGCCGATCAACGGCAGGAGCGTACTGACGGTGGCGGCTGTGAGCACTCCGCCGAAGATCATCGATTCGATCCCGCCGTGACCCAGCCCGAGCATCGCCGCATCCGGCAGGCGCATCCATGCGGGGCGCGCCCGGCGGATCACGGCGTATCCGGCGGCGCGCATCAGTTCCTCGCACAACCCGGCGGTCAGGCCGGCGATCAGCGCCGTCTGCAGGATCGGCGGATCGGCGGCGCCGCCGCCGGGTAGCAGGCCGGCGCGCGCCAACCAATCGTTCAGCGGCAGATGGACGACCTGCGAGAGTAAGAAGGTCAGGCTTCCGACGCCGAA
This Anaerolineales bacterium DNA region includes the following protein-coding sequences:
- a CDS encoding YIP1 family protein; the encoded protein is METPNAENKPSMSLPRFLLALIIRPKAAFTQLDQTGKPHFLWPALVMLAVVWLAPIVTLPITQREAVEGYDSIMEQTSSQFTEEQRAVLEQQREFSTNPVFLVAATGILETISWPILWLSAAGLLYLLSLAFGGQARFGSIFSMTVWASAAAILSKIFLVIGTLARGATGQPGLSYLLKADVLSEITPLTAGLAPILSRITLFEIWYLILIFVGVLVCAKVTRVKSLIITILYWILSLIPPVAMASASVALSQSFMG
- a CDS encoding ABC transporter ATP-binding protein; this encodes MNPQVFLRAEQLRKKFHLGRKALEVLRGVDLSIRRGEFVAVMGPSGSGKSTLLNVLGGLDRPTSGTIWVEGREITSLDQDALCRYRRDRVGFIFQSFQLLATMTALDNVAFPMVFAGVPHRERAARAERLLAEVGLADRRHHKPSELSGGEQQRVAIARALANSPDLLLADEPTGNLDSATGHEVMEMLTRLHRDGRTLVVVTHDERIARHAQRVLRMLDGRWINHNAEKNL
- a CDS encoding YhfC family intramembrane metalloprotease: MLTVLYAIAVGLMILVPVVFAAILRRIRRTPWLLFGVGSLTFLLSQVVHLPLNDWLARAGLLPGGGAADPPILQTALIAGLTAGLCEELMRAAGYAVIRRARPAWMRLPDAAMLGLGHGGIESMIFGGVLTAATVSTLLPLIGTDLTSLGLAPVQRTALQAQLDYLAGQPWHSAVPLLERIIAVSAHLVFSLLVWKAFTGAGLRRKGYYIPLAVLYHAAVDFAAVYGIQRLADRPLLFELVFVAMLVPGYLWAARQIRRYRREESSASPSTPERMRSGLRGEALVFLTAFGKELTQLWRTKRFLVTGAVFLVFGMGSPLIAKLVPEMLKSIPEMQQFAAMIPEPTAADGMSQYLKNLTQFGFLLAVLLGMGAVVGEKERGVAPMVLAKPMPRWAFLAAKFAAQAVMYAACFLLSGAGAYYYTLVLFGPLEAAPFFLANGLLLIWLLTFAALALLGSTLAKSTAAAGAIGFGLSVALMLAGSIPRYGTLFPGGLLSWAEQTARTAAGAVPPAAANGGALASAGALILLCLILSVGAFEQQEL